A genome region from Macaca nemestrina isolate mMacNem1 chromosome 20, mMacNem.hap1, whole genome shotgun sequence includes the following:
- the LOC105485399 gene encoding elongation factor 2, whose product MVNFTVDQIRAIMDKKANIRNMSVIAHVDHGKSTLTDSLVCKAGIIASARAGETRFTDTRKDEQERCITIKSTAISLFYELSENDLNFIKQSKDGAGFLINLIDSPGHVDFSSEVTAALRVTDGALVVVDCVSGVCVQTETVLRQAIAERIKPVLMMNKMDRALLELQLEPEELYQTFQRIVENVNVIISTYGEGESGPMGNIMIDPVLGTVGFGSGLHGWAFTLKQFAEMYVAKFAAKGEGQLGPAERAKKVEDMMKKLWGDRYFDPANGKFSKSATSPDGKKLPRTFCQLILDPIFKVFDAIMNFKKEETAKLIEKLDIKLDSEDKDKEGKPLLKAVMRRWLPAGDALLQMITIHLPSPVTAQKYRCELLYEGPPDDEAAMGIKSCDPKGPLMMYISKMVPTSDKGRFYAFGRVFSGLVSTGLKVRIMGPNYTPGKKEDLYLKPIQRTILMMGRYVEPIEDVPCGNIVGLVGVDQFLVKTGTITTFEHAHNMRVMKFSVSPVVRVAVEAKNPADLPKLVEGLKRLAKSDPMVQCIIEESGEHIIAGAGELHLEICLKDLEEDHACIPIKKSDPVVSYRETVSEESNVLCLSKSPNKHNRLYMKARPFPDGLAEDIDKGEVSARQELKQRARYLAEKYEWDVAEARKIWCFGPDGTGPNILTDITKGVQYLNEIKDSVVAGFQWATKEGALCEENMRGVRFDVHDVTLHADAIHRGGGQIIPTARRCLYASVLTAQPRLMEPIYLVEIQCPEQVVGGIYGVLNRKRGHVFEESQVAGTPMFVVKAYLPVNESFGFTADLRSNTGGQAFPQCVFDHWQILPGDPFDNSSRPSQVVAETRKRKGLKEGIPALDNFLDKL is encoded by the exons ATG GTGAACTTCACGGTAGACCAGATCCGCGCCATCATGGACAAGAAGGCCAACATCCGAAACATGTCTGTCATCGCCCACGTGGACCACGGCAAGTCCACGCTGACAGACTCCCTGGTGTGCAAGGCGGGCATCATCGCCTCGGCCCGGGCCGGGGAGACACGCTTCACTGACACCCGGAAGGATGAGCAGGAGCGTTGCATCACCATCAAGTCAAC TGCCATCTCCCTCTTCTACGAGCTCTCGGAGAATGACTTGAACTTCATCAAGCAGAGCAAGGACGGCGCCGGCTTCCTCATTAACCTCATCGACTCCCCCGGGCACGTCGACTTTTCCTCGGAGGTGACCGCTGCCCTCCGAGTCACTGATGGTGCATTGGTTGTGGTGGACTGCGTGTCAG GCGTGTGTGTGCAGACGGAGACAGTGCTGCGGCAGGCCATTGCGGAGCGCATCAAGCCTGTGCTGATGATGAACAAGATGGACCGTGCCCTGCTGGAGCTGCAGCTGGAGCCCGAGGAGCTCTACCAGACCTTCCAGCGCATTGTGGAGAACGTGAACGTCATCATCTCCACCTACGGCGAGGGCGAGAGCGGCCCCATGGGCAACATCATG ATCGATCCTGTCCTCGGTACCGTGGGCTTCGGGTCTGGTCTCCATGGGTGGGCCTTCACCCTGAAGCAGTTTGCGGAGATGTACGTGGCCAAGTTTGCTGCCAAAGGGGAGGGCCAGTTGGGGCCTGCCGAGCGGGCCAAAAAAGTGGAGGACATGATGAAGAAGCTGTGGGGTGACAG GTACTTTGACCCAGCCAACGGCAAGTTCAGCAAGTCAGCCACCAGCCCCGATGGGAAGAAGCTGCCACGCACCTTCTGCCAGTTGATCCTGGACCCCATCTTCAAG GTGTTTGATGCCATCATGAATTTCAAGAAAGAGGAGACAGCAAAACTGATAGAGAAACTGGACATCAAACTGGACAGTGAGGACAAGGACAAGGAAGGCAAACCCCTGCTAAAG GCTGTGATGCGCCGCTGGCTGCCCGCCGGAGACGCCTTGTTGCAGATGATCACCATCCATCTGCCCTCCCCTGTGACGGCCCAAAAGTACCGCTGCGAGCTCCTGTACGAGGGGCCCCCGGACGACGAGGCTGCCATGG GCATTAAAAGCTGTGACCCCAAAGGCCCCCTTATGATGTATATTTCCAAAATGGTGCCAACCTCCGACAAAGGTCGGTTCTACGCCTTTGGACGGGTCTTCTCGGGCCTGGTCTCCACCGGCCTGAAGGTCAGGATTATGGGGCCCAACTACACCCCCGGGAAGAAGGAGGACCTCTACCTGAAGCCAATCCAGAG AACAATCTTGATGATGGGCCGCTATGTGGAGCCCATCGAGGACGTGCCTTGTGGGAACATTGTGGGCCTGGTGGGTGTGGACCAGTTCCTGGTGAAGACGGGCACCATCACCACCTTCGAGCACGCACACAACATGCGGGTGATGAAGTTCAGCGTCAGCCCTGTCGTCAGAGTGGCCGTGGAGGCCAAGAACCCGGCTGACCTACCCAAGCTGGTGGAGGGGCTGAAGCGGCTGGCCAAGTCCGACCCCATGGTGCAG TGCATCATCGAGGAGTCGGGAGAGCACATCATCGCGGGCGCCGGTGAGCTGCACCTGGAGATCTGCCTGAAGGACCTGGAGGAGGACCATGCCTGCATCCCCATCAAG AAATCTGACCCGGTCGTCTCGTACCGCGAGACAGTCAGTGAAGAGTCAAACGTGCTCTGCCTCTCCAAGTCCCCCAACAAGCACAACCGACTGTACATGAAGGCGCGGCCCTTCCCCGATGGCCTGGCCGAGGACATCGATAAAGGCGAGGTGTCTGCCCGCCAGGAGCTCAAGCAGCGGGCACGCTACCTGGCCGAGAAGTACGAGTGGGACGTGGCCGAGGCCCGCAAGATCTGGTGCTTTGGGCCTGACGGCACCGGCCCCAACATCCTCACCGACATCACCAAGGGCGTGCAGTACCTCAACGAGATCAAGGACAGTGTGGTGGCCGGCTTCCAGTGGGCCACCAAGGAG GGTGCGCTGTGTGAGGAGAACATGCGGGGTGTGCGCTTCGACGTCCACGACGTGACTCTGCATGCTGACGCCATCCACCGTGGGGGCGGCCAGATCATCCCCACAGCGCGGCGCTGCCTCTACGCCAGCGTGCTGACCGCCCAGCCGCGCCTCATGGAGCCCATCTACCTTGTGGAGATCCAG TGTCCAGAGCAAGTGGTCGGTGGCATCTATGGAGTTTTGAACAGGAAGCGGGGCCACGTGTTTGAGGAGTCCCAAGTGGCCGGCACCCCCATGTTTGTCGTCAAGGCCTACTTGCCTGTCAACGAGTCCTTTG GCTTCACCGCTGACCTGAGGTCCAACACGGGCGGCCAGGCCTTCCCGCAGTGTGTGTTTGACCACTGGCAGATCTTGCCCGGAGACCCCTTTGACAACAGCAGCCGCCCCAGCCAGGTGGTGGCTGAGACCCGCAAACGCAAGGGCCTGAAGGAAGGCATCCCGGCCCTGGACAACTTCCTGGACAAATTGTAG